From a region of the Arachis ipaensis cultivar K30076 chromosome B09, Araip1.1, whole genome shotgun sequence genome:
- the LOC110266415 gene encoding uncharacterized protein LOC110266415: MIFLSWLRKIKEWKEIVRPGVTRFATVFITLKSIYDHKEDLQSLVVDKYFTSHKLSKSVNGKMVSSIILDSKFWEDCFTTVMLVGPLIKLLRLVDADEKPSLGIVYAGMQRAKINIKTMFRNRKSAYTPYTSILKMRWDKHLKRDLHAAAYFLNPDYFYSEGFVEKANILRSLLDLFDIETLCDDSVAAMQEIQLYRDQKGSFGRESALKAIKRLEPGEWWRLHGGSAPNLQKMAIRLLHQTSSSSGCERNWSLFEQIHSKRRNRLEHQRLSDIVYVTYNLRLQSRMHRKKKNYDPIDIQSIDTVDFWVMPDEEDPEFTNGDIEGIENLIYTDNAMPSYPTDGGDVELDVDFPNVADSSNTASFGGTSDDGGFGLPVYDGDVRTLNDNYDF, encoded by the exons ATGATTTTCTTGTCATGgcttagaaaaataaaagagtggAAAGAAATTGTTCGACCAGGTGTAACACGTTTTGCTACTGTTTTCATTACTTTGAAAAGTATATATGATCATAAAGAAGACTTGCAATCATTGGTGGTGGACAAATATTTCACTTCTCATAAATTATCCAAGAGTGTCAATGGGAAGATGgttagttcaattatcttggatagTAAGTTTTGGGAGGATTGTTTTACTACTGTTATGCTTGTTGGTCCTCTAATTAAGTTATTGAGGCTTGTTGATGCTGATGAGAAACCTTCTCTGGGTATTGTGTATGCGGGCATGCAAAGAGCCAAAATTAATATCAAGACAATGTTTAGAAATAGGAAATCTGCATACACACCTTATACAAGTATCTTGAAAATGCGGTGGGATAAGCATTTGAAGCGTGACCTCCATGCAGCAGCATACTTTTTGAATCCAGATTACTTCTATAGTGAGGGGTTTGTTGAGAAGGCAAATATCTTGAGGTCTTTGCTTGATTTATTTGATATTGAAACTCTTTGCGATGACTCGGTTGCCGCAATGCAAGAGATACAGTTGTATCGAGATCAAAAAGGAAGTTTTGGAAGGGAAAGTGCATTGAAAGCAATTAAGAGACTTGAACCTG GTGAATGGTGGAGGCTACACGGTGGGAGTGCTCCTAACTTGCAAAAAATGGCAATTCGTCTTCTTCATCAAACATCTTCATCATCCGGCTGCGAGAGGAACTGGAGCCTCTTTGAACAAATCCATTCAAAGAGGAGGAACCGATTAGAGCATCAAAGGCTAAGTGACATTGTTTATGTCACTTATAATCTACGCCTTCAATCTAGAATGCATCGCAAGAAGAAGAATTATGATCCAATTGACATTCAAAGCATTGACACAGTAGATTTTTGGGTAATGCCGGATGAAGAAGATCCTGAATTTACTAATGGAGACATTGAAGGCATTGAAAATTTAATCTATACGGATAATGCTATGCCTTCATATCCTACAG atggaGGAGATGTGGAACTTGATGTGGATTTCCCTAATGTTGCTGATTCTTCAAATACAGCATCTTTTGGTGGTACTTCTGATGATGGTGGCTTTGGATTACCTGTTTATGATGGAGATGTTAGAACActtaatgataattatgatttttga
- the LOC107616577 gene encoding uncharacterized protein LOC107616577 isoform X2, translating to MAEPHDSHSDVKSPNIFERAKEEIQAVFHHDKTPTHDKETHGRNDDIDEETDTSEVKAPGVLERVKEEIEAVVEALHPNKDSQDHDSSSK from the exons ATGGCAGAACCACACGACTCTCATTCAG ATGTCAAATCACCAAACATCTTTGAGCGAGCAAAGGAGGAGATACAGGCAGTTTTCCATCACGACAAGACGCCTACCCATGACAAAGAAACTCATGGGAGAAACGATGACATTGACGAGGAAACAGATACTAGCGAGGTCAAAGCCCCGGGCGTTCTTGAACGGGTGAAGGAGGAGATTGAAGCTGTAGTTGAGGCCTTGCATCCAAATAAAGACTCTCAGGATCATGATTCATCATCAaagtga
- the LOC107616577 gene encoding uncharacterized protein LOC107616577 isoform X1 yields the protein MAEPHDSHSEKDVKSPNIFERAKEEIQAVFHHDKTPTHDKETHGRNDDIDEETDTSEVKAPGVLERVKEEIEAVVEALHPNKDSQDHDSSSK from the exons ATGGCAGAACCACACGACTCTCATTCAG AAAAAGATGTCAAATCACCAAACATCTTTGAGCGAGCAAAGGAGGAGATACAGGCAGTTTTCCATCACGACAAGACGCCTACCCATGACAAAGAAACTCATGGGAGAAACGATGACATTGACGAGGAAACAGATACTAGCGAGGTCAAAGCCCCGGGCGTTCTTGAACGGGTGAAGGAGGAGATTGAAGCTGTAGTTGAGGCCTTGCATCCAAATAAAGACTCTCAGGATCATGATTCATCATCAaagtga